One stretch of Nocardia mangyaensis DNA includes these proteins:
- a CDS encoding RNA polymerase sigma-70 factor translates to MSERMDPATESFVAHRNLLFTVAYEMLGSAADAEDVLQETWLRWADVELATVRDQRAYLVRITTRQSLSRLRTLGRRKENYVGPWLPEPLLTTPDIADDVTLADSVSMAMLLVMETLAPVERAVFVLREVFDLPYDEIADAVDKTPAAVRQIAHRARAHVAARRPRGVVSSTESRHALEAFGRAVETGDLQGLLDLLAPDVVLLADGGGVVKAVVNPIFGADKVVRLLGGGIPRITGPVSTEVVQLNGAPALTIRIDGVIDCIMAVRIDDGAISGLYIVRNPEKLSRVERETAVSR, encoded by the coding sequence CTACGAGATGCTCGGTTCGGCCGCCGACGCCGAGGACGTCCTGCAGGAGACCTGGCTGCGCTGGGCCGATGTAGAGCTCGCGACCGTGCGGGATCAACGCGCCTATCTGGTCAGGATCACCACCCGCCAGTCGTTGAGCAGATTGCGCACGCTGGGGCGGCGCAAGGAGAACTACGTCGGGCCGTGGCTGCCGGAGCCGCTGCTGACCACCCCCGACATCGCCGACGACGTCACGCTGGCCGACAGCGTGTCGATGGCGATGCTGCTGGTCATGGAGACGCTCGCCCCGGTCGAGCGGGCGGTGTTCGTGCTGCGCGAGGTGTTCGACCTGCCCTACGACGAGATCGCCGACGCGGTGGACAAGACCCCCGCCGCAGTCCGCCAGATCGCCCACCGCGCGCGAGCGCACGTCGCCGCCCGCAGACCGCGCGGCGTCGTGTCCTCGACCGAGAGCCGCCACGCCCTCGAAGCCTTCGGGCGCGCGGTCGAGACCGGCGACCTCCAGGGTCTGCTCGACCTGCTCGCTCCCGATGTCGTGCTGCTCGCCGACGGCGGCGGTGTCGTCAAGGCGGTGGTCAACCCGATCTTCGGGGCCGACAAGGTCGTCCGCCTGCTCGGCGGCGGGATCCCCAGGATCACCGGGCCCGTCTCGACCGAGGTCGTGCAGCTCAACGGCGCTCCGGCACTGACGATTCGGATCGACGGCGTGATCGACTGCATCATGGCCGTCCGCATCGACGACGGCGCGATCTCGGGGCTCTACATCGTTCGCAACCCGGAGAAGCTGTCGCGCGTGGAGCGCGAGACCGCGGTGAGCCGCTGA
- a CDS encoding phosphotransferase enzyme family protein, whose amino-acid sequence MTQVDIPLSEDIRAAVAAEWGIRGEGERLSGGGESAAYRVGEVVVRIGGLDRDPAEVQWCNGIAVAAGAVDEVVAPLARADGSTVAVVHGRPVTVWPLVDGQWVDVDDPVQVAEAATLLARVHRTLADHRPPPRPRPGFLEVGLDGTPSTELPDPELDRWLAEFTRTARVQPLHGDYSEANLLAHDGHVTALLDWDAALIGPPEVELASAALEFADEFGQDPTAARHFVATYHAAGGTASPLDDRTRTQLMRHRLRREAAYFTLTVARGAEHDEDDLAYHHERLTAFHRLRL is encoded by the coding sequence GTGACGCAGGTCGATATTCCGCTGAGTGAGGACATCCGCGCCGCCGTCGCGGCCGAGTGGGGAATCCGAGGTGAGGGCGAACGCCTCTCCGGCGGTGGCGAATCCGCCGCGTACCGCGTCGGCGAAGTGGTCGTGCGGATCGGCGGGCTCGACCGCGATCCAGCCGAGGTGCAGTGGTGCAACGGCATCGCCGTCGCGGCCGGTGCGGTCGACGAGGTCGTGGCGCCGCTGGCCCGCGCCGACGGGTCGACAGTCGCGGTGGTGCACGGCCGTCCGGTCACCGTGTGGCCGCTGGTCGACGGACAGTGGGTCGACGTGGACGACCCCGTCCAGGTCGCCGAAGCCGCAACGCTGCTGGCCCGCGTGCATCGCACGCTGGCCGATCATCGACCGCCACCACGCCCCCGCCCCGGCTTCCTCGAGGTCGGCCTGGACGGCACACCCTCGACCGAACTACCCGACCCCGAGCTCGACCGCTGGCTCGCCGAGTTCACCCGCACCGCCCGCGTGCAACCGCTCCACGGCGACTATTCCGAGGCGAACCTCCTCGCCCACGACGGACACGTCACAGCACTGCTCGACTGGGACGCAGCCCTCATCGGCCCACCCGAGGTCGAATTGGCCTCGGCCGCACTGGAGTTCGCCGACGAATTCGGCCAGGACCCCACCGCGGCCCGCCACTTCGTCGCGACCTACCACGCCGCAGGCGGCACAGCCTCCCCCCTCGACGACCGCACCCGCACCCAACTCATGCGACACCGCCTCCGCCGCGAAGCCGCCTACTTCACCCTCACCGTCGCCCGCGGTGCCGAACACGACGAAGACGACCTCGCCTACCACCACGAACGCCTGACCGCCTTCCACCGCCTGAGGCTGTAG
- a CDS encoding alpha-ketoglutarate-dependent dioxygenase AlkB, with amino-acid sequence MSLPLQSSLFDGDAVALGSLSAVRRTPLDASSWVDVLPGWLSGAGVMFDRLAERVPWHAERRPMYDRVVDVPRLVSFFGENDPLPDRILVEARTALSAHYASELGEPFRTAGLCFYRDGRDSVAWHGDTIGRGATHDTMVAIVSVGAARSLLLRPRGGGASVRFAAGHGDLLVMGGACQRTWEHAVPKTTRPVGPRISVQFRTRDVR; translated from the coding sequence ATGTCGTTACCCCTGCAGAGTTCGCTGTTCGACGGTGATGCGGTGGCGTTGGGTTCACTCTCGGCGGTTCGACGGACCCCACTCGACGCGAGCTCCTGGGTGGATGTCCTACCTGGATGGCTGAGTGGGGCGGGTGTGATGTTCGACCGGCTGGCCGAGCGGGTGCCGTGGCATGCCGAGCGGCGGCCGATGTACGACCGGGTGGTCGACGTGCCGCGACTGGTGTCGTTCTTCGGGGAGAACGATCCACTGCCCGACCGCATCCTGGTCGAGGCGAGGACGGCGCTCTCGGCGCATTACGCGAGCGAGCTCGGCGAACCGTTCCGGACCGCGGGGCTGTGTTTCTATCGCGACGGCCGCGACAGCGTGGCCTGGCACGGCGACACGATCGGGCGCGGCGCCACCCACGACACGATGGTCGCGATCGTCTCGGTCGGCGCGGCCCGGTCGCTACTGCTGCGGCCGCGCGGCGGGGGCGCGAGCGTGCGATTCGCCGCCGGACACGGGGACCTACTGGTGATGGGCGGCGCGTGTCAGCGCACCTGGGAGCACGCCGTGCCGAAGACCACACGCCCAGTGGGCCCGCGCATCAGCGTTCAGTTCCGCACGCGCGACGTCCGCTGA
- a CDS encoding SgcJ/EcaC family oxidoreductase produces the protein MNSTEPPAIEDRSIDHAADVAAIHAIIADTQTAMNTNDAELLAAPFTANASVGNAVGGVLHGHDAVLEATRRGLSGFLREEHVRYDVTEVSFLRPDVAIARKQARATAADGTLIDTEPAMVALYVLVKEGGTWWTAARQNTLVPPAQ, from the coding sequence ATGAACAGCACCGAACCCCCGGCCATCGAAGACCGCTCCATCGACCACGCCGCCGACGTCGCGGCGATTCACGCGATCATCGCCGACACCCAGACCGCCATGAACACCAACGACGCCGAACTACTGGCCGCGCCGTTCACCGCCAACGCCAGCGTCGGCAACGCCGTCGGCGGAGTGCTCCACGGACACGACGCGGTACTGGAGGCGACTCGGCGCGGACTGTCCGGCTTCCTGAGAGAAGAGCACGTCCGCTACGACGTCACCGAAGTCTCGTTCCTTCGCCCAGATGTCGCCATCGCCCGCAAGCAGGCCCGCGCCACCGCCGCCGACGGCACGCTGATCGACACCGAGCCCGCCATGGTCGCCCTGTATGTCCTGGTGAAAGAAGGCGGTACGTGGTGGACCGCGGCGCGACAGAACACACTGGTGCCGCCCGCACAGTGA
- a CDS encoding serpin family protein, whose protein sequence is MGSPLTAQVRAANALTERWSATFAAADAVVSGAGLWPLLAVLAGAAGGGARAELADAVGIRAEDAHAAGLELLRALDESREVSTAIGTWVRPGLELRPEWVHSMPVGTVGVLGDQAVLDAWARDHTQGLIEQFPLQITPETVLAVATALVARTQWVQPFEPREFAPETGPWQGHRGPGLRRFSRGDRSVSILGEDVTRVVVTGRGEFDVHLLISADGPRHGLAAGIAALDDAIEVRTDPPAGSIAPCLTVRRVESWGGGNGTSLALPPFEVRSAHDLTGQAALFGLTTALDGSRGHFPGLSDTPLALNAAAQHVLARFDATGFEAAAVTAVAMAVAGMPRKQWSTITSVTIDRPFGFLAVDRASGLVLVAGQVTEPPRDRVRPATTESARARFPEPPP, encoded by the coding sequence ATGGGGAGTCCATTGACGGCGCAGGTGCGTGCGGCCAACGCGCTCACCGAACGGTGGTCGGCGACGTTCGCCGCGGCGGACGCGGTGGTCTCGGGTGCGGGGCTGTGGCCGTTGCTGGCGGTGCTGGCCGGGGCGGCCGGGGGCGGGGCTCGCGCCGAGCTGGCCGATGCGGTCGGGATCCGTGCCGAGGACGCGCACGCGGCGGGGTTGGAGCTGTTGCGCGCGCTCGATGAATCTCGTGAGGTGTCGACGGCGATCGGCACCTGGGTGCGGCCGGGGCTGGAGTTGCGTCCGGAGTGGGTGCACAGCATGCCTGTCGGGACCGTCGGCGTCCTGGGTGATCAGGCCGTGCTCGACGCCTGGGCGCGCGACCACACGCAGGGTCTGATCGAACAATTTCCGCTACAGATCACGCCGGAGACCGTGCTCGCCGTGGCGACCGCGCTCGTGGCGCGCACGCAGTGGGTGCAGCCGTTCGAGCCGCGGGAGTTCGCGCCGGAAACCGGTCCGTGGCAGGGACATCGGGGGCCGGGTCTGCGACGGTTCTCGCGGGGTGACCGCAGTGTCTCGATCCTCGGCGAGGATGTCACCCGAGTCGTGGTCACCGGTCGCGGTGAGTTCGATGTCCATCTTCTGATCAGCGCCGACGGACCGCGCCACGGCCTCGCCGCCGGGATCGCCGCGCTCGACGACGCGATCGAGGTGCGGACGGACCCGCCCGCCGGCAGCATCGCGCCATGCCTGACCGTGCGCCGGGTCGAGTCATGGGGTGGCGGCAACGGCACCTCGCTGGCCCTGCCCCCCTTCGAGGTGCGCAGCGCGCACGACCTGACGGGCCAGGCGGCACTGTTCGGTCTCACCACCGCGCTCGACGGGTCGCGGGGTCATTTTCCCGGGCTCAGCGACACTCCGCTCGCGCTGAACGCGGCGGCCCAGCATGTGCTGGCACGGTTCGATGCCACCGGTTTCGAGGCGGCCGCCGTCACCGCTGTCGCGATGGCCGTGGCGGGGATGCCGCGCAAGCAGTGGTCGACGATCACCTCCGTGACGATCGATCGGCCGTTCGGATTCCTGGCGGTGGACCGCGCGAGCGGGCTGGTCCTGGTCGCCGGTCAGGTCACCGAGCCGCCGCGAGACCGGGTCCGACCTGCCACTACCGAGTCCGCGAGGGCGCGATTCCCGGAGCCGCCACCGTGA